Proteins encoded together in one Luteimonas fraxinea window:
- a CDS encoding alpha/beta fold hydrolase, protein MSSVNATPRVRLHIDDTGGDGRPVVLIHGWPLSAESWKAQTGPLRDAGYRVVAYDRRGFGRSEKPPTGYEYDTLAADLAGVLEDLDLRDVTLVGFSMGGGEVARYIANYGEDRLHSVVFAAAVPPYMLKTSDNPDGPLTEDKAKEMEDGLKQDRDTFFDGFTKDFFSANSELKVDEKTRQEAIALCKQSDQTAALGCMKAFGTTDFRQDLEKVTVPTLVLHGDSDGTVPYEGSGKRTHAAIAGSEAVVVPDAPHGFNASHADAFNRALIAFLQK, encoded by the coding sequence ATGTCTTCAGTCAACGCCACGCCCCGCGTCCGCCTGCATATCGACGACACCGGAGGCGACGGCCGCCCGGTCGTGCTGATCCACGGCTGGCCGCTGTCCGCCGAATCGTGGAAGGCGCAGACCGGTCCGTTGCGCGATGCCGGCTATCGCGTCGTGGCCTATGACCGCCGTGGTTTCGGCCGCTCGGAAAAGCCGCCGACCGGCTACGAATACGACACGCTCGCTGCCGATCTCGCCGGCGTGCTCGAAGATCTCGATCTGCGCGACGTCACCCTCGTCGGCTTCTCGATGGGCGGCGGCGAAGTCGCGCGCTACATCGCCAACTACGGCGAAGACCGCCTGCACAGCGTCGTGTTCGCCGCTGCCGTGCCGCCGTACATGCTCAAGACGTCCGACAACCCCGACGGTCCGTTGACCGAAGACAAGGCCAAGGAAATGGAAGACGGCCTCAAGCAGGACCGCGACACCTTCTTCGACGGCTTCACCAAGGATTTCTTCAGTGCCAATAGCGAACTGAAGGTCGACGAGAAGACGCGCCAGGAGGCGATCGCGTTGTGCAAGCAGTCCGACCAGACGGCCGCACTCGGTTGCATGAAGGCCTTCGGCACCACCGATTTCCGCCAGGATCTCGAGAAGGTCACGGTGCCGACGCTGGTGTTGCACGGCGACAGCGACGGCACCGTGCCGTACGAGGGTTCGGGCAAGCGCACGCACGCGGCGATCGCCGGCAGCGAGGCCGTCGTGGTGCCGGATGCGCCGCACGGCTTCAACGCCAGTCACGCCGATGCGTTCAATCGGGCGCTGATCGCGTTCCTGCAGAAGTAA
- a CDS encoding TonB-dependent receptor yields MTNLSGGVPRPARRALSVCLSLAMLPAAAQVPPPSATTLDTLVVTADVLDRDDSRPGTVSTATKTALDPKDVPQTINTLEMSKSKVYGLNDLSVLLDGTPGVDTSYDMRGDGILLRGFEADSNDIYRDGVRSAGQVRRSTANVERIEIVKGPASVLYGRGLGGGMVNLVSKQARFDGVSSANVRFGSWNNQGGTLDINEVLSPQWAVRLTADYEEADSFRRGIANDNRMISPSVLFDNGNGLTWLGQYTYDKIHRIPDRAPAYDALPADVSHRIAYAHPHDFVEDTMRMARSVLDYRITDDWSVKWTAALSEVSQDFDHLYAGTYCGTDGRLLSNGRPCTTRGLMTFTRAWQETENRTLSNTVDLTGRLRTGAIEHDLLVGIEDSREQRNPDLSTSAATSDPSLAYPFGVDPYNPQWVAPKTPRGAARTSNRHRAESQALYVQDLMAFGDHWKVLAGARFDRFDFRTTNRITNQTRNYDGTTLSPRVGVIWQPVEAHSVYASYSKNFAPYGGRGLMSVAVAENAVFDEEPQYSRQLETGLKSDWFDGRLSSQLAVYELELYNVRYRPDPENEPFTFAVRGSERSRGVEASLTGRLARDWYLRSGFGLQEAKVVEDKMTPANEDKYRIGVARKTGNAFIRYAPEGAFYGEVGVTYRGPVFNNAANTSERAGYTRWDASLGWRVMPWTVTLAVTNLTDTDYWRSTSMPGAPRTALVSINYVF; encoded by the coding sequence GTGACCAATCTCTCCGGGGGCGTACCGCGCCCCGCACGTCGCGCGCTGTCCGTCTGCCTGTCACTGGCGATGCTGCCGGCCGCCGCGCAGGTGCCGCCGCCGTCCGCGACCACGCTCGACACCCTCGTCGTGACCGCTGACGTGCTCGACCGCGACGACAGCCGTCCGGGCACCGTGTCGACCGCAACCAAGACCGCGCTCGATCCCAAGGACGTGCCGCAGACGATCAACACGCTGGAGATGAGCAAGTCCAAGGTCTACGGCCTCAACGACCTCAGCGTGCTGCTCGACGGCACGCCCGGCGTGGACACCAGTTACGACATGCGCGGCGACGGCATCCTGCTGCGCGGGTTCGAGGCCGACTCCAACGACATCTACCGCGATGGCGTGCGCTCCGCCGGCCAGGTGCGTCGCAGCACCGCGAACGTCGAGCGTATCGAGATCGTCAAAGGCCCGGCTTCGGTGTTGTACGGCCGCGGCCTCGGCGGCGGCATGGTCAACCTGGTCAGCAAGCAGGCGCGCTTCGACGGCGTGAGCAGCGCCAACGTCCGGTTCGGCAGCTGGAACAACCAGGGCGGCACGCTCGACATCAACGAAGTGCTGTCGCCGCAGTGGGCCGTGCGCCTGACGGCCGATTACGAGGAAGCCGACAGCTTCCGTCGCGGCATCGCCAACGACAACCGCATGATTTCGCCGAGCGTGCTGTTCGACAACGGCAACGGCCTGACCTGGCTGGGCCAGTACACCTACGACAAGATCCATCGCATTCCCGACCGCGCACCGGCCTACGACGCGCTGCCGGCCGATGTGTCGCACCGCATCGCCTATGCGCACCCGCACGACTTCGTCGAAGACACGATGCGCATGGCGCGCTCGGTGCTCGACTACCGCATCACCGACGACTGGTCGGTGAAATGGACCGCAGCGCTGAGCGAGGTCAGCCAGGACTTCGACCATCTCTACGCCGGCACCTACTGCGGCACCGACGGTCGCCTGCTGAGCAATGGCCGCCCCTGCACCACGCGCGGCCTGATGACCTTCACCCGCGCCTGGCAGGAAACCGAAAACCGCACGCTGAGCAATACGGTCGATCTGACCGGACGCCTGCGCACCGGCGCGATCGAACACGATCTGCTGGTCGGCATCGAGGACAGCCGCGAGCAGCGCAATCCGGACCTGTCGACGTCCGCGGCGACCTCCGACCCGTCGCTGGCGTATCCCTTCGGCGTCGATCCCTACAACCCGCAGTGGGTCGCACCGAAGACACCGCGCGGCGCGGCGCGCACGTCGAACCGCCACCGCGCGGAATCGCAAGCGCTGTACGTGCAGGACCTGATGGCGTTCGGCGATCACTGGAAGGTGCTGGCCGGCGCGCGCTTCGACCGCTTCGACTTCCGCACCACCAACCGCATCACCAACCAGACCCGGAACTACGACGGCACCACCCTCAGCCCGCGTGTGGGCGTGATCTGGCAGCCGGTCGAGGCGCACAGCGTCTACGCGTCCTACAGCAAGAACTTCGCGCCCTACGGCGGTCGCGGCCTGATGAGCGTGGCCGTCGCCGAGAACGCGGTGTTCGACGAAGAGCCGCAATACTCGCGCCAGCTCGAAACCGGCCTCAAGAGCGACTGGTTCGACGGACGTCTGTCTTCGCAACTCGCGGTGTACGAGCTCGAGCTCTACAACGTGCGTTATCGGCCGGATCCCGAGAACGAACCCTTCACGTTTGCGGTGCGCGGCAGCGAGCGTTCGCGCGGCGTCGAAGCGAGCCTGACCGGCCGACTCGCACGCGACTGGTATCTGCGCAGCGGGTTCGGCCTGCAGGAAGCCAAGGTCGTCGAAGACAAGATGACGCCGGCGAACGAGGACAAGTACCGCATCGGCGTCGCGCGCAAGACCGGCAATGCGTTCATCCGTTACGCACCGGAAGGCGCGTTCTACGGCGAAGTAGGTGTGACCTATCGCGGCCCGGTGTTCAACAACGCCGCCAACACCAGCGAACGCGCCGGCTACACGCGCTGGGACGCCTCGCTCGGATGGCGCGTGATGCCGTGGACGGTGACGCTGGCGGTGACCAACCTCACCGACACCGACTACTGGCGTTCGACCAGCATGCCGGGCGCGCCGCGCACGGCGCTGGTCAGCATCAACTACGTGTTCTGA
- a CDS encoding outer membrane protein, producing MKKLLIPAAIAAALCAPTAFAQSAGGDTYRPDLQVGQGNAFVAGNVGRTDGGTAGRFGTGDFNVFESRDGRKTGYGLVGGYRWKLSQNFGLGVEGGYADLGNIEVRNINNGDDVNQRADRNALRGWQVGGNARLNVTPAWYVSGRGGFFRASDNNVDYYNSVGQDLGLESGGSDGRNSWYAGVGTGWNATENFSVGVHYDYYRAKSGDVRDPISGARFEGPKRSTALLGLQAEYTF from the coding sequence ATGAAGAAGCTCCTGATTCCCGCCGCGATCGCGGCCGCGCTGTGCGCTCCCACTGCCTTCGCCCAGAGCGCCGGCGGGGACACCTACCGTCCTGATCTGCAGGTCGGCCAGGGCAATGCCTTCGTGGCCGGCAACGTCGGCCGCACCGACGGCGGCACCGCCGGCCGTTTCGGCACCGGCGATTTCAACGTGTTCGAAAGCCGCGACGGTCGCAAGACCGGCTACGGCCTGGTGGGCGGCTACCGCTGGAAGCTGTCGCAGAACTTCGGCCTCGGCGTCGAGGGTGGCTACGCGGACCTCGGCAATATCGAAGTGCGCAACATCAACAACGGCGACGACGTGAACCAGCGCGCCGACCGCAATGCGCTGCGTGGCTGGCAGGTGGGCGGAAACGCGCGTCTGAACGTCACCCCGGCCTGGTACGTCAGCGGCCGCGGCGGTTTCTTCCGCGCGTCCGACAACAACGTCGACTACTACAACTCGGTCGGCCAGGATCTCGGCCTCGAGAGCGGTGGCAGCGATGGCCGCAACAGCTGGTACGCCGGCGTCGGCACCGGCTGGAACGCCACAGAGAACTTCAGCGTCGGCGTGCATTACGACTACTACCGTGCGAAGTCCGGCGACGTGCGTGATCCGATCTCGGGCGCGCGCTTCGAAGGTCCGAAGCGCTCGACCGCGCTGCTGGGCCTGCAGGCCGAGTACACGTTCTGA
- a CDS encoding ABC transporter substrate-binding protein gives MRVAALSLAVSAGLLLSGCGFNVSGSGDGDGAASTARTDDSATALALDGEVSGEITSSSGINYSDGSRYQRFSLPLTEGQAVSLTLEGALPGTLAVFNGDQLIAQGEGPGLAFRAKSAGDYLVAVSGRGAEAFGPFRLGAKTIAAYDGKPLMGEGEVIDWLTGSAQDYTLHVERPGLYTITLASSAFDPVLRVRGPNVEAENDDSGGGTDSMLRLFLEPGTYTLNAAALEDAGRGDFNLAVRYAPLPGGMVTRDGTALVSGQVAVARVDGGSGRRFVLDVPNAAQVTFEARSDEFDTVLHIDGPGGTFEDDDGGSGTNSRLSTQLAAGRYEVRVESLGGGSGMFEVEARIDGVDAPVVEAVTAP, from the coding sequence ATGCGCGTTGCCGCTTTGAGCCTGGCCGTCTCGGCTGGATTGCTGCTGTCGGGATGTGGATTCAACGTGTCGGGAAGCGGTGATGGCGACGGCGCCGCGTCGACCGCGAGGACGGACGACAGCGCGACAGCGCTGGCGCTCGACGGTGAGGTGTCCGGCGAGATCACCTCGTCGAGTGGCATCAACTACAGCGACGGCAGCCGCTACCAGCGCTTCTCGCTGCCGCTGACCGAAGGTCAGGCCGTATCGCTGACGCTGGAAGGCGCGCTGCCCGGCACATTGGCGGTGTTCAACGGCGATCAGCTGATCGCGCAAGGCGAGGGTCCGGGTCTTGCGTTCCGCGCGAAGTCGGCGGGCGACTATCTGGTCGCGGTCAGCGGTCGTGGCGCCGAAGCGTTCGGCCCGTTCCGCCTGGGCGCGAAGACCATCGCGGCCTACGACGGCAAGCCGCTGATGGGCGAGGGCGAAGTCATCGACTGGCTGACCGGCAGTGCGCAGGACTACACGCTGCACGTCGAGCGCCCGGGTCTGTACACGATCACGCTCGCGTCGAGCGCGTTCGATCCGGTACTGCGCGTGCGTGGCCCGAACGTCGAGGCCGAGAACGACGACAGCGGTGGCGGCACCGATTCGATGCTGCGCCTGTTCCTCGAGCCCGGTACCTACACCTTGAACGCGGCTGCGCTCGAAGACGCGGGTCGCGGCGATTTCAATCTCGCCGTGCGCTATGCACCGCTGCCGGGTGGAATGGTCACGCGTGACGGCACGGCACTGGTGTCGGGCCAGGTTGCCGTCGCGCGTGTCGACGGTGGCAGCGGCCGCCGCTTCGTGCTCGATGTGCCGAATGCCGCGCAGGTGACCTTCGAAGCGCGTTCCGACGAGTTCGACACCGTGCTGCACATCGACGGTCCGGGCGGCACCTTCGAAGACGACGATGGCGGTTCGGGCACCAACTCGCGCCTGTCGACGCAGCTCGCCGCCGGACGCTACGAGGTGCGTGTCGAAAGCCTGGGCGGCGGATCGGGCATGTTCGAAGTCGAAGCGCGCATCGACGGTGTGGACGCACCGGTCGTGGAAGCCGTGACTGCACCCTGA
- a CDS encoding class I SAM-dependent methyltransferase: protein MPHATGPLLTRDTADAMLAARRAGAGDWTGSLDLGRNVDTVTFEGDHWSWRGHAYPWPGTLKDRTLYVLDGDDWTAVSRYGRSLIKLVPTDWGPPTFEIDGIKMLVSARISPIEDARQKVALVAPRGKTVLDTCGGLGYFAACCLESGVAKIRSFEKNEDVLWLRTLNPWSPDPDAPETGSRLHLAHADISQAIVDIADASVDAVLHDPPRFGIAGELYSQVFYDHLARVLCRGGRLFHYTGAPNRLTSGRDVPREVARRLEKSGLKTELALDGVLAVKR from the coding sequence ATGCCCCACGCCACCGGCCCCCTGCTGACCCGCGACACCGCCGACGCGATGCTGGCCGCGCGACGTGCCGGCGCGGGCGACTGGACGGGCTCGCTCGATCTGGGCCGCAACGTCGACACGGTGACGTTCGAAGGCGACCACTGGTCGTGGCGCGGCCATGCGTATCCGTGGCCGGGCACGTTGAAGGACCGCACGCTCTATGTATTGGACGGCGACGACTGGACCGCGGTGTCGCGCTACGGACGCTCGCTGATCAAGCTGGTGCCGACTGACTGGGGTCCGCCGACGTTCGAGATCGACGGCATCAAGATGCTGGTGTCAGCGCGCATCTCGCCGATCGAGGACGCGCGGCAGAAGGTCGCGCTCGTCGCGCCGCGCGGCAAGACCGTGCTCGACACCTGCGGCGGCCTCGGCTACTTCGCCGCGTGCTGTCTCGAATCGGGCGTCGCCAAGATTCGCTCGTTCGAAAAGAACGAAGACGTGTTGTGGCTGCGCACGCTCAACCCGTGGTCGCCCGATCCCGACGCGCCGGAAACCGGCAGCCGCCTGCACCTCGCGCACGCCGACATCTCGCAGGCGATCGTCGACATCGCCGACGCCAGCGTCGACGCGGTGCTGCACGACCCGCCGCGCTTCGGCATCGCCGGCGAACTCTATTCGCAGGTGTTCTACGACCACCTCGCGCGCGTGCTGTGTCGTGGCGGCCGCCTGTTCCATTACACCGGCGCACCGAACCGCCTGACCAGCGGCCGCGACGTCCCGCGCGAAGTCGCACGGCGACTGGAGAAATCGGGCTTGAAAACCGAACTCGCGCTCGACGGCGTGTTGGCGGTCAAGCGCTGA
- a CDS encoding TonB-dependent receptor, whose product MDRLRRSRLRLALTPLAFATMAFSAAAQDTATRTTPPANDEASTLDAVIVTVERREQDLQKYAGTAQAISGDDARALGINNELRNIQTVVPGLSMSNQEGNLEIFIRGVGSANNTELGDPGAAPHINGAYIARPRGLGGMFYDIERVEINKGPQGTLRGRNALAGSLNIVTKRPDLEQFGGYVQLEAGNRDHQAGEFAINLPLGGWAALRFAGYSVEKDSSFRNAGDPRLDPAGIQDEKGGRVSFLYQPDDKLSVFAMADMGKEGGTGYPGANIWSAACGSADPDTCPDSPGLSPDDLDLRNVVYRGAQGTLDSTNWGAMANVSYDFGPIVAEYNTSYRDVDYRQTNAASEGILWEGRDVSPRGPGNPDGFDYDNFSTQYWETLSQSTTHELRLSSNGDGRFQWTGGAFHFNEDQQVGYLSLADKGTWFSGTEFTMPRVNGRSTALFADGTFEVNDRTRVKAGVRRTREAKSRYGIGGNWALGLPGQGGDFATRLGTEGFAPAFMKRPNFDVTGLTSDADKARFLLEGILQHGQRDTILDQIGGVANGGAFGCVDRPDIGGDTIDCPYQPWVQVNAIPSQQFGESRFQFNDWRTGVEFDLTDDHMLYATVSTGHKSGGFNDTFDVNVIPETFSPESIKAYEIGSKMSHRWFGRPGSFNVSAFYYDYTDQVFQDLTVISLNANGEPAGYSLVNRNIGRSAIYGIEAESVTRFGAGFMLHINALALDSEIKEGTVGDARSQNYGAGGVTSLIDLTGNELPLASRFTGNVRLQHMRELSFGSLDWQLLASYRSAYYLTQYNNRDVVYVDQAGDFVRQETAAEAGFPDRQRGEVTLNAGIGITSLDGRWRYELYGSNLLDNDVSQKAIVGSRLNIRFLNDARAYGMRVRYQF is encoded by the coding sequence ATGGACCGACTCCGCCGGTCGCGGCTGCGCCTCGCGCTCACGCCGCTCGCCTTTGCCACGATGGCCTTCAGCGCTGCCGCGCAGGACACCGCCACTCGGACCACGCCGCCCGCGAACGACGAGGCGTCGACGCTCGATGCGGTGATCGTCACCGTCGAACGCCGCGAGCAGGATCTGCAGAAGTACGCAGGCACCGCGCAGGCGATCTCCGGTGACGATGCGCGCGCGCTGGGCATCAACAACGAACTGCGCAACATCCAGACCGTCGTGCCGGGCCTGAGCATGTCCAACCAGGAAGGCAACCTGGAGATCTTCATCCGCGGGGTGGGCTCGGCCAACAACACCGAGCTGGGCGATCCAGGCGCCGCGCCGCACATCAACGGTGCCTACATCGCGCGTCCGCGCGGCCTGGGCGGCATGTTCTACGACATCGAACGCGTCGAGATCAACAAAGGTCCGCAGGGCACTTTGCGCGGGCGCAACGCGCTCGCCGGATCGCTCAACATCGTCACCAAGCGGCCCGATCTCGAACAGTTCGGCGGCTACGTGCAGCTCGAAGCGGGCAATCGGGACCATCAGGCCGGCGAGTTCGCGATCAATCTGCCCCTCGGTGGCTGGGCGGCGCTGCGCTTCGCCGGTTACAGCGTCGAGAAGGACAGCTCGTTCCGCAACGCGGGTGATCCGCGCCTCGATCCAGCCGGCATCCAGGACGAGAAGGGCGGTCGCGTGTCGTTCCTCTACCAGCCCGACGACAAGCTCAGCGTGTTCGCAATGGCGGACATGGGCAAGGAAGGCGGCACCGGCTATCCGGGCGCCAATATCTGGAGCGCGGCCTGCGGCAGCGCCGATCCCGATACCTGTCCCGACAGCCCTGGTCTGTCGCCCGACGATCTCGACCTGCGCAACGTGGTCTATCGCGGCGCACAGGGCACGCTCGACAGCACCAACTGGGGCGCGATGGCGAACGTGAGCTACGACTTCGGCCCGATCGTCGCCGAATACAACACCAGCTATCGCGATGTGGACTACCGCCAGACCAACGCCGCCAGCGAAGGCATCCTGTGGGAAGGCCGCGACGTCAGTCCGCGTGGACCGGGCAACCCCGACGGTTTCGACTACGACAACTTCTCGACCCAGTACTGGGAGACGCTGTCGCAGTCGACCACGCACGAGCTGCGGCTGTCATCGAACGGCGATGGCCGCTTCCAGTGGACCGGCGGCGCCTTCCACTTCAACGAAGACCAGCAGGTCGGTTACCTGTCGCTCGCCGACAAGGGCACCTGGTTCTCCGGCACCGAGTTCACGATGCCGCGCGTCAACGGCCGCTCGACCGCGCTGTTCGCCGACGGCACATTCGAGGTCAACGACCGCACACGCGTGAAGGCCGGCGTGCGCCGCACGCGTGAAGCCAAGTCGCGTTACGGCATCGGCGGCAACTGGGCGCTGGGTCTGCCGGGCCAGGGCGGCGACTTCGCGACACGTCTGGGCACCGAAGGCTTCGCACCCGCCTTCATGAAGCGTCCGAACTTCGACGTGACCGGTCTGACCTCGGACGCGGACAAGGCGCGCTTCCTGCTCGAGGGCATCCTGCAGCACGGCCAGCGCGACACGATTCTCGACCAGATCGGCGGCGTGGCGAACGGAGGCGCCTTCGGTTGCGTCGATCGTCCCGACATCGGCGGCGACACGATCGACTGCCCGTACCAGCCGTGGGTCCAGGTCAACGCAATACCGTCGCAGCAGTTCGGCGAGAGCCGCTTCCAGTTCAACGACTGGCGCACGGGCGTCGAGTTCGATCTGACCGACGACCACATGCTCTACGCCACGGTGTCCACCGGCCACAAGTCCGGCGGCTTCAACGACACCTTCGACGTCAACGTGATTCCCGAGACCTTCAGTCCCGAGTCGATCAAGGCCTACGAGATCGGCAGCAAGATGAGCCATCGCTGGTTCGGGCGCCCGGGCTCGTTCAACGTCAGCGCGTTCTACTACGACTACACCGACCAGGTGTTCCAGGACCTGACGGTGATCTCGCTCAACGCGAACGGTGAGCCGGCCGGCTACTCGCTGGTCAACCGCAACATCGGCCGCTCGGCGATCTACGGTATCGAGGCCGAGAGCGTGACCCGCTTCGGCGCGGGCTTCATGCTGCACATCAATGCGCTGGCTCTCGACAGCGAAATCAAGGAAGGCACGGTCGGCGACGCACGCAGCCAGAACTACGGCGCCGGTGGTGTGACCTCGCTGATCGACCTGACCGGCAACGAGTTGCCGTTGGCCTCGCGCTTCACCGGCAACGTGCGCCTGCAGCACATGCGCGAGCTGTCGTTCGGTTCGCTCGACTGGCAGTTGCTGGCGTCCTACCGCTCGGCCTATTACCTGACCCAGTACAACAATCGCGACGTGGTGTACGTGGACCAGGCCGGCGATTTCGTGCGGCAGGAAACCGCGGCCGAAGCGGGCTTCCCGGACCGCCAGCGCGGTGAGGTCACGCTCAATGCGGGCATCGGCATCACCTCGCTCGACGGTCGCTGGCGCTACGAGCTCTACGGCAGCAACCTGCTCGACAACGACGTGTCGCAGAAGGCCATCGTGGGTTCGCGCCTCAACATCCGCTTTCTCAACGATGCACGTGCCTACGGCATGCGGGTGCGTTACCAGTTCTGA
- a CDS encoding DUF3817 domain-containing protein, which produces MPPRPLSTTGRIFASAAFFEALTWAGLLIGMLLKYGTQTTELGVWFFGRLHGVAFLVYLAVSLFAWIRLRWPLWAVLVALLAAIPPLLTIPVEMWFRRRGLLSASRD; this is translated from the coding sequence ATGCCGCCTCGTCCGCTGTCCACCACCGGTCGCATCTTCGCCTCCGCGGCGTTCTTCGAAGCGCTCACCTGGGCCGGTCTGTTGATCGGCATGCTGCTCAAGTACGGCACGCAGACCACCGAGCTTGGTGTGTGGTTCTTCGGCCGACTGCACGGCGTCGCGTTCCTGGTCTATCTCGCGGTCAGCCTGTTCGCGTGGATCCGTCTGCGCTGGCCGCTGTGGGCGGTGCTGGTCGCGTTGCTCGCCGCGATCCCGCCGCTGCTGACCATTCCAGTGGAGATGTGGTTCCGGCGACGCGGATTGCTGTCGGCGTCCCGCGACTGA
- a CDS encoding aldo/keto reductase produces MDLTHYRSLGRSGLLVSPLALGAMTFGTERWGTDATASRAVFDAYVEAGGNFVDTADLYSAGRSEEMLGGFIADAGLRDRIVLATKSGFPRLQGNAHGGGNGAKNIRTALDSSLTRLRTDYIDVYWMHVWDRLTPPEEVLLTMTDAVRSGRILHYGFSNTPAWYVARVATLAQAHGLPVPIGLQYQYSLLDRGVELEILPAGNALGLGLVPWSPLGGGLLTGKYSRDKLADAARASRLPGDASGDGGQRSDDDGRLDGDNPFGGMLFTERNFDIVDAVRAVADEIGRSMAEVALAWTARRPGVSSVLVGASRVEQLHQNIASLDIEFTAAQQARLDAASVLPSINPYFIFQLPPQMLFGVAHATGWAAR; encoded by the coding sequence ATGGACCTGACCCATTACCGCAGCCTCGGCCGCTCCGGCCTGCTGGTGAGCCCGCTCGCGCTGGGCGCGATGACCTTCGGCACCGAGCGCTGGGGCACCGATGCCACCGCGTCGCGCGCCGTGTTCGATGCCTACGTCGAGGCCGGCGGCAATTTCGTCGACACCGCGGATCTGTATTCGGCCGGGCGCAGCGAGGAGATGCTGGGCGGCTTCATCGCCGATGCCGGCCTGCGCGACCGCATCGTGCTGGCGACCAAGTCCGGTTTCCCGCGCTTGCAGGGCAACGCACACGGCGGCGGCAACGGCGCGAAGAACATCCGCACCGCGCTCGACAGTTCGCTGACGCGTTTGCGCACCGATTACATCGATGTGTACTGGATGCACGTCTGGGACCGGCTGACGCCGCCCGAAGAGGTGCTGCTGACGATGACCGATGCGGTGCGGTCCGGCCGCATCCTGCATTACGGCTTCTCGAACACACCGGCCTGGTACGTCGCGCGTGTGGCGACGCTGGCGCAGGCACACGGCCTGCCGGTGCCGATCGGCCTGCAATACCAGTACTCGCTGCTCGATCGCGGCGTCGAACTCGAGATCCTGCCGGCCGGCAATGCGCTCGGTCTCGGCCTGGTGCCATGGAGTCCGCTCGGTGGCGGACTGCTGACCGGTAAATACAGTCGCGACAAGCTCGCCGATGCCGCGCGTGCCTCCCGGTTGCCGGGTGATGCGAGCGGCGACGGCGGTCAACGCAGCGATGACGACGGCCGCCTCGATGGCGACAACCCGTTCGGCGGCATGCTGTTCACCGAACGCAACTTCGACATCGTCGATGCGGTGCGCGCGGTGGCCGACGAGATCGGCCGTTCGATGGCCGAGGTCGCGCTCGCGTGGACGGCGCGTCGGCCTGGCGTCTCGTCGGTGCTGGTCGGTGCGAGCCGCGTCGAGCAGCTGCACCAGAACATCGCATCGCTGGATATCGAATTCACCGCGGCGCAGCAGGCGCGCCTCGACGCTGCGAGCGTGCTGCCGTCGATCAATCCCTACTTCATCTTCCAGTTGCCACCGCAGATGCTGTTCGGTGTCGCGCACGCGACCGGGTGGGCCGCGCGCTGA
- a CDS encoding LysR family transcriptional regulator produces MQRGELNDLLAFAAVARARSFTKAAGTLGMSPSALSHAMRGLETRLGVRLLARTTRSVAPTEAGERLLRSLTPALAEIEHGLLALGDWRDAPSGTVRITTFAYAAQMVLEPKLPAFLLANPDVRVEVSIDNGLTDLVGEGFDAGIRFGEHVDRDMIAVRVGPDLRTIVVGTPDYFARHAPPVSPGDLDRHACIGYRLKSTGGLLPWEFERDGREYNVRTQGPLVVDEVPLTLAAVRAGVGLGYVMDHEVADDLAAGRLVQVLDAWCPTFPGYHLYHPSRRQTPPALRALIDALRHMD; encoded by the coding sequence ATGCAACGAGGCGAACTCAACGATCTGCTGGCTTTCGCGGCCGTGGCCCGCGCGCGCAGCTTCACCAAGGCCGCGGGCACGCTGGGCATGTCGCCGTCGGCGCTGAGCCATGCGATGCGCGGCCTGGAGACCCGGCTCGGCGTGCGCCTGCTCGCGCGCACCACGCGCAGCGTCGCCCCGACCGAGGCCGGCGAACGCCTGCTGCGTTCCCTGACACCGGCGCTCGCGGAGATCGAACACGGACTGCTGGCGCTGGGCGACTGGCGCGATGCACCGTCGGGCACGGTCCGTATCACGACGTTCGCCTACGCCGCGCAGATGGTGCTCGAACCCAAACTACCCGCGTTCCTGCTGGCCAATCCCGACGTGCGCGTGGAAGTGAGCATCGACAACGGCCTGACCGATCTCGTCGGCGAAGGCTTCGACGCGGGCATCCGCTTCGGCGAACACGTCGACCGCGACATGATCGCCGTGCGCGTCGGTCCCGATCTGCGCACGATCGTCGTCGGCACGCCGGACTACTTCGCCCGCCATGCGCCGCCGGTGTCGCCCGGGGATCTCGATCGCCACGCCTGCATCGGCTACCGGCTCAAGAGCACCGGGGGCCTGCTGCCATGGGAGTTCGAACGCGATGGCCGCGAGTACAACGTGCGCACCCAGGGCCCGCTGGTCGTCGACGAAGTGCCGCTGACGCTGGCCGCCGTGCGGGCTGGTGTGGGCCTGGGTTACGTGATGGACCACGAGGTCGCCGACGATCTCGCCGCCGGACGTCTGGTGCAGGTACTCGACGCGTGGTGCCCGACGTTTCCCGGCTACCACCTCTATCACCCGAGCCGCCGGCAGACACCGCCGGCGTTGCGGGCGCTGATCGATGCGTTGCGGCACATGGACTGA